One part of the Desulfonema ishimotonii genome encodes these proteins:
- a CDS encoding serine protein kinase PrkA, which translates to MENIRKAMQNLNRSMSERDQTGLIPFENFLKLVAEKPGLVIRNIFQMFHDMIRYYVDEGIDEYSDDPESVHYVHYDCNRLFAEDADHPFFADRLFANRLINRIEALRQGAQQNKIYIFDGPPGCGKSTFLNNLLKKFETYTGIEEGMRYETVWRLDRKLLGNFAEHETNPLLEKLSHLLSNHPANGALHEKDEENGTPDAEKPFKNEDFSPYLTEDYIDIPCPSHEYPLLIVPKRYRRQLLDDLFENDEFKWKLFTDKAYDWVFRDKPCTICSSLYQALLNKLKSPEEVFKMVYVRPYNFNRRLGEGISVFNPGDRPMRQMTLTNPMLQRRINELLRDSNQVQYLFSRYAKTNNGIYALMDIKSHNVERLIELHNIISEGVHKVEDMEENVNSLFLALMNPEDKKNIVGLQSFSDRIEYIRILYILDLNTEVEIYRNIFGKHIDDNFLPRVLHNFARVIISSRMNQRSDAMLAWIGDPGKYRLYCDENLQLLKMEIYTGHIPTWLSEEDRKTFTSKARRKILDEAETEGKKGFSGRDSIKIFNEFYSAYARKDRLINMETLCNYFIKIRKDLSESIPGGFLESLRRMYDYTVLQEVKESLYNYNKEQIARDIQNYLFAINFEDGSVATCNYTGEKLEITDDFLWGIENRLLGATADKERRLEFRHETQKEYASRTLTQEILVEGKPITETALYADLHDRYVYNLKEKVMDPFLENENFRQAIKDYGQESFKTYDKRIREDVTFLINNLGTRYRYNEKGAKEVCIYVIDSDLPRKYATPS; encoded by the coding sequence ATGGAAAATATCAGAAAAGCAATGCAGAATCTCAACCGGAGCATGAGCGAGCGGGATCAGACCGGCCTTATCCCCTTTGAAAATTTTCTCAAACTCGTGGCTGAAAAACCGGGTCTGGTCATCCGCAACATCTTCCAGATGTTTCACGACATGATACGGTATTATGTGGATGAGGGGATCGACGAATACTCCGACGACCCGGAATCGGTTCACTATGTCCACTATGACTGCAACCGGCTCTTTGCCGAGGATGCGGACCACCCGTTTTTTGCGGACCGGCTCTTTGCCAACCGGCTGATCAATCGTATCGAGGCGCTGCGGCAGGGCGCTCAGCAGAATAAAATATATATTTTTGACGGCCCCCCGGGGTGCGGAAAGAGTACATTCTTAAACAATCTGCTGAAAAAGTTCGAGACCTACACCGGTATCGAAGAGGGGATGCGATATGAAACCGTGTGGCGGCTGGACCGCAAGCTGCTGGGTAATTTTGCCGAACACGAGACCAATCCCCTGCTGGAGAAGCTCTCTCACCTGCTGAGCAATCACCCCGCTAACGGTGCCCTGCATGAAAAAGATGAGGAAAACGGAACGCCGGACGCTGAAAAGCCCTTTAAAAACGAAGACTTTTCTCCGTATCTGACCGAAGACTATATCGATATCCCCTGTCCCAGCCACGAATATCCGCTGCTGATCGTTCCCAAGCGGTATCGCCGCCAGTTACTGGATGACCTGTTTGAAAATGATGAGTTCAAATGGAAGCTCTTTACTGACAAGGCCTACGACTGGGTATTCCGGGATAAACCCTGCACCATTTGCAGTTCCCTGTATCAGGCCCTTCTGAACAAGCTGAAAAGCCCCGAAGAGGTCTTCAAAATGGTCTATGTGCGGCCCTATAACTTCAACCGCAGGCTGGGTGAGGGCATCAGTGTGTTCAATCCCGGAGACCGCCCCATGCGGCAGATGACCCTGACCAACCCCATGCTTCAGCGGCGCATTAACGAGCTGCTGCGCGACAGCAACCAGGTACAGTACCTCTTTTCCCGCTACGCCAAAACCAATAACGGTATCTATGCCCTCATGGATATCAAATCCCACAACGTGGAACGGCTGATCGAGCTGCACAATATTATCAGCGAAGGGGTCCACAAGGTGGAGGACATGGAGGAGAACGTCAACTCCCTGTTTCTCGCCCTGATGAATCCGGAGGACAAGAAGAATATCGTGGGACTCCAGTCCTTTTCCGACCGGATTGAATACATCCGGATTCTCTATATTCTGGATCTCAACACCGAGGTGGAGATCTATCGGAACATCTTCGGGAAACATATTGATGACAACTTTCTGCCCAGGGTGCTGCACAACTTTGCGCGGGTCATTATCTCAAGCCGGATGAACCAGAGGTCGGATGCGATGCTGGCATGGATCGGTGATCCCGGCAAATACCGCCTCTATTGTGATGAGAACCTCCAACTGCTGAAAATGGAGATTTATACCGGCCATATTCCCACATGGCTTAGTGAGGAGGACCGGAAGACATTTACATCCAAAGCACGCCGGAAGATCCTGGATGAGGCGGAGACTGAGGGGAAAAAGGGGTTTTCAGGCCGGGATTCCATTAAGATCTTTAACGAGTTTTACTCCGCCTACGCCAGGAAGGACCGGCTGATCAATATGGAGACCCTCTGCAACTATTTTATAAAAATCCGTAAGGATCTGAGCGAATCCATCCCCGGAGGCTTCCTCGAGTCCCTGCGCCGCATGTACGATTACACCGTGTTGCAGGAGGTGAAGGAGTCGCTGTACAACTATAACAAAGAGCAGATCGCCAGGGATATCCAGAATTACCTGTTTGCCATCAACTTTGAAGACGGTTCGGTGGCCACCTGTAATTATACGGGCGAAAAGCTGGAGATCACCGATGATTTTCTATGGGGGATTGAAAACCGGCTGCTGGGGGCGACGGCAGATAAGGAGCGTCGTCTGGAGTTCCGCCATGAAACCCAGAAAGAGTACGCATCCAGAACCCTGACGCAGGAGATTCTGGTGGAAGGAAAGCCGATTACGGAGACGGCACTTTATGCGGACCTCCATGACCGGTATGTGTACAACCTGAAAGAAAAGGTCATGGACCCCTTCCTTGAAAACGAAAACTTCCGGCAGGCCATCAAGGATTACGGTCAGGAGTCCTTTAAAACCTACGATAAGCGAATCCGGGAGGATGTTACGTTTCTGATCAACAACCTCGGCACCAGATACCGGTATAACGAAAAAGGGGCCAAGGAGGTCTGTATCTATGTGATTGACAGCGATCTGCCCCGGAAATACGCTACGCCCTCATAA
- a CDS encoding head GIN domain-containing protein yields MSFSGLYHSALANSLVEGSGVIRTVQRELTAFDSVDIDGAYTVIITCGPKQYIEITGDDNILPHIATKVEKGNLIIRTNRSFNTRSLLKISIIVEHLEKISASGANDISVSSLSDPSLTLDIEGSANIYASGKTRLLDASLAGSVDLNTRDLHARTVRIAISGAGDADVYASYKLITDISGAGDIRYYGNPLQIFKKIRGAGEIIKK; encoded by the coding sequence TTGTCTTTCTCAGGACTTTATCATTCAGCCCTCGCCAACAGTCTGGTCGAAGGCAGCGGTGTCATCAGGACGGTTCAGCGGGAGCTTACCGCGTTTGATTCTGTTGACATAGATGGCGCATATACGGTTATCATTACATGCGGACCAAAGCAATATATTGAAATTACAGGAGATGACAATATATTACCGCATATTGCCACGAAAGTGGAAAAAGGAAATCTGATCATCCGCACGAACCGGTCTTTCAATACACGAAGCCTGCTGAAAATTTCCATAATTGTCGAACATCTTGAAAAAATTTCCGCGTCCGGGGCCAATGATATTTCCGTCTCATCGCTTTCGGATCCGTCCCTGACCCTTGACATAGAAGGTTCCGCCAACATTTATGCTTCAGGAAAAACCCGGCTGCTGGATGCTTCTCTGGCCGGTTCGGTAGATCTGAATACAAGGGATCTCCATGCACGGACTGTGCGGATAGCCATCAGCGGCGCAGGCGATGCGGACGTTTACGCATCCTATAAACTGATAACGGATATCAGCGGCGCGGGTGACATACGCTATTACGGCAACCCTCTCCAAATTTTTAAAAAAATCCGAGGTGCTGGTGAAATTATAAAAAAATAG
- a CDS encoding MopE-related protein has protein sequence MEEGQFLDGPVEGLAYKTPTQAGLTDENGRFLYMEGETITFSLGGIVLGQGLAVPLMTPLDLTEGACDETHPEVINICRFLLTIDDDNEPDDGIFIAEAVRENAEDPGINFDLTVEAFEADPIIRQLVFSLTAFTQAGQRNLMPEDRVQAHMRQTLNGIDNDDDGFSEDQGDCDDTDPDIYPGADEICGDDIDQNCDGDAPSCGTPDPDPTPEPDPPVSTDDDGDGYAVSQGDCDDTDPDIYPGAAEICGDDIDQNCDGDAPSCGTPDPDPTPEPDPPVSTDDDGDGYAVSQGDCDDTDPDIYPGAAEICGDDIDQNCDGNTPACDDPDEQDDDGDGFSENEGDCDDSDIDIYPGATEICGDQIDQDCDKNDMPCDYPNDRDDDEDGYTENEGDCNDRDAAVYPGAEEICEDKIDQDCSGQDLSCKDADSDGDGYTGNEGDCDDTNRNVYPGAEEICGDGIDQDCDKKDPECPAETGTVSVYLKLSQATTEEYKALYVTVSTIEVHYQSEGEEDSGWKNVGSPNRTYNLFELINGGREELAIDELKRGLYNEIRLIIGETPSSGVNILSQAHPYANYIIDSAGDVHNLTISSGLQTGLKIVYSFRIYGNKTTEVEMAFDASGSVSNAGNSGQWFLNPTFNLYNRVLE, from the coding sequence GTGGAGGAAGGACAATTCCTGGACGGTCCGGTTGAAGGATTGGCATACAAAACCCCGACCCAGGCGGGCCTTACAGATGAAAACGGCAGGTTTTTGTATATGGAAGGCGAAACCATTACATTTTCCTTAGGCGGAATTGTTCTGGGCCAGGGCTTGGCCGTTCCGCTGATGACGCCTCTTGATCTGACAGAGGGGGCCTGCGATGAAACACACCCCGAGGTCATTAATATTTGCCGGTTTCTATTGACGATCGACGACGATAATGAACCGGATGACGGCATTTTCATTGCAGAGGCAGTTCGGGAAAATGCTGAAGATCCGGGGATTAATTTTGATTTAACCGTCGAAGCGTTTGAAGCTGATCCGATAATCCGGCAACTTGTATTTTCTCTGACCGCCTTTACTCAGGCCGGGCAAAGAAATCTGATGCCCGAGGACCGGGTTCAGGCACATATGCGCCAGACCTTAAACGGAATAGATAACGATGATGACGGATTCAGTGAGGACCAGGGGGACTGCGACGACACTGATCCCGATATTTATCCGGGCGCGGATGAAATCTGCGGCGATGATATTGACCAGAACTGCGACGGTGACGCTCCGTCATGCGGCACACCGGACCCCGATCCCACACCGGAGCCTGATCCGCCCGTCAGCACGGATGATGACGGGGACGGATACGCCGTCAGCCAGGGGGACTGCGACGACACTGATCCCGATATTTATCCGGGCGCGGCTGAAATCTGCGGCGATGATATTGACCAAAACTGCGACGGTGACGCTCCGTCATGCGGCACACCGGACCCCGATCCCACACCGGAGCCTGATCCGCCCGTCAGCACGGATGATGACGGGGACGGATACGCCGTCAGCCAGGGGGACTGCGACGACACTGATCCCGATATTTATCCGGGCGCGGCTGAAATCTGCGGCGATGATATTGACCAGAACTGCGACGGCAATACCCCCGCCTGTGACGACCCGGATGAGCAGGATGATGACGGTGACGGATTCTCTGAAAACGAAGGGGATTGCGACGATTCCGACATCGATATCTATCCGGGCGCAACTGAAATATGCGGAGATCAGATCGACCAGGACTGCGACAAAAACGATATGCCTTGCGATTATCCGAATGACAGAGATGATGATGAAGACGGTTACACAGAAAATGAGGGGGATTGTAATGACAGAGATGCGGCTGTTTATCCGGGGGCTGAAGAAATCTGCGAAGATAAAATAGATCAGGATTGCAGCGGCCAGGATTTATCCTGTAAAGACGCTGACAGCGATGGGGACGGATACACCGGGAATGAAGGGGATTGTGATGACACCAATAGGAACGTTTATCCGGGAGCCGAGGAAATCTGCGGAGATGGCATTGATCAGGATTGCGATAAAAAAGACCCGGAATGTCCCGCAGAAACCGGAACGGTATCAGTCTATCTGAAACTTTCCCAGGCCACAACAGAGGAATATAAAGCATTATATGTGACGGTGAGTACAATAGAGGTTCATTATCAGTCGGAAGGTGAGGAAGACAGCGGCTGGAAAAATGTTGGCAGTCCCAACAGAACCTATAACCTGTTTGAACTGATAAACGGCGGCAGAGAGGAACTTGCCATTGATGAACTGAAACGGGGTCTTTACAATGAAATACGGCTGATCATCGGAGAAACGCCATCTTCAGGCGTGAACATCCTCAGTCAGGCCCATCCTTACGCCAACTATATCATTGACAGCGCGGGCGACGTCCATAACCTGACCATCTCAAGTGGTTTGCAGACCGGCCTGAAAATTGTTTACAGTTTCAGAATTTACGGAAATAAAACCACGGAAGTGGAAATGGCATTTGATGCGTCAGGCTCTGTTTCCAACGCCGGTAACAGCGGACAATGGTTTTTAAATCCGACGTTTAATCTTTATAACAGAGTTCTGGAATAA
- a CDS encoding PEP-CTERM sorting domain-containing protein → MTKKMFSVLSLAVLTIFLTAAPSLANPITIDATFNILDDYIMPGESFEVEIFASEGGDYGDIFSFGFIADPNQTLSFVSFDSYVIGDHFDDMGAGNYVSGFRNFDPTSTEPILLATLSFTAGGTLGTDTLNIEGMFNWSQGTGLFYDCIDADIVGSVELAVVPEPATFALLGIGILGVGIWSKRRKDSNPA, encoded by the coding sequence ATGACAAAAAAAATGTTTTCAGTATTGTCTCTGGCAGTGTTAACAATTTTTCTGACCGCAGCCCCGTCTTTGGCAAATCCGATTACAATAGATGCGACGTTCAATATTCTTGACGATTATATTATGCCCGGAGAGAGTTTCGAGGTTGAAATTTTCGCCTCCGAAGGGGGGGATTACGGAGATATTTTTAGCTTCGGCTTCATTGCCGATCCGAATCAGACGCTTTCTTTCGTCTCATTTGACAGCTATGTTATCGGCGATCATTTTGATGATATGGGCGCAGGGAATTATGTGAGTGGTTTTAGAAATTTTGACCCGACAAGTACTGAGCCCATACTTCTCGCGACGCTTTCATTCACTGCCGGAGGCACATTGGGTACGGATACGCTGAATATTGAAGGCATGTTTAATTGGAGTCAGGGAACCGGGCTTTTTTATGATTGTATTGACGCCGACATCGTCGGTTCCGTGGAACTTGCCGTAGTTCCCGAACCCGCAACATTCGCACTTCTGGGCATTGGTATACTGGGGGTCGGAATATGGTCGAAACGCCGGAAAGACAGCAATCCGGCGTAG
- a CDS encoding oxidoreductase, which yields MEHTLFSPFQLGSYTLRNRIGVAPMTRMSSRADSVPRQDVLDFLVRRAEKGAALVYTEAIVTDYESAQGYPGQARLTTQRQIEAWKPVTDAIRRAGAVSVMQMFHCGRMAWPEVNPAGRVIAPSPSAPKQDNPLTGQPYSVPDEMTQFDIKHVINGFAETAKGAVEAGFDGIEIHGAHGYLISQFLSSYSNQRTDAYGGSVENRYRFAHEVIQAVRPVVPEDRLLTFRISNWGVADMAVSLFNDRDEYQEVIRRLSGEPIDAISVSTYDYAEKAFGTDRNMARLTREATPLSLMICGRIYDRRSAEEALQDADIVLSAKSILLNPDWVADVRTGSALPLYRSEEANVAYTPEPLP from the coding sequence ATGGAACATACCCTGTTTTCGCCTTTTCAACTCGGAAGCTACACCCTCAGAAACCGCATCGGTGTCGCGCCCATGACGCGGATGTCATCCCGGGCCGACAGTGTTCCCCGTCAGGATGTTCTCGATTTTCTGGTTCGCCGGGCCGAAAAAGGCGCTGCCCTTGTCTATACCGAGGCGATTGTTACAGACTACGAAAGCGCCCAGGGCTATCCGGGCCAGGCCCGACTGACAACCCAGCGCCAGATCGAAGCCTGGAAGCCGGTTACTGATGCCATACGCCGGGCCGGAGCCGTCTCTGTCATGCAGATGTTTCACTGCGGCAGAATGGCATGGCCGGAAGTCAATCCCGCAGGACGGGTTATTGCCCCTAGCCCCTCCGCCCCGAAGCAGGATAATCCGCTGACCGGTCAGCCCTATTCCGTTCCGGATGAAATGACGCAGTTTGATATAAAACATGTCATCAACGGATTTGCCGAAACCGCGAAAGGGGCGGTTGAGGCAGGGTTTGACGGAATTGAAATCCACGGTGCCCACGGCTATCTGATCAGCCAGTTTCTCTCATCCTATTCCAATCAGCGGACGGATGCTTACGGCGGATCGGTGGAAAACCGTTACCGTTTTGCCCACGAGGTGATTCAGGCGGTCCGTCCCGTTGTACCCGAAGACCGGCTGCTGACGTTCAGGATTTCCAACTGGGGCGTGGCCGACATGGCGGTCTCCCTTTTTAACGACAGAGACGAGTACCAGGAGGTCATCCGAAGGCTTTCCGGTGAACCCATCGATGCGATTTCCGTTTCCACTTACGACTATGCGGAAAAGGCCTTTGGGACCGACCGGAACATGGCCCGGCTCACCCGGGAAGCGACCCCGCTTTCCCTTATGATCTGCGGCAGGATTTATGACCGGCGCAGTGCGGAAGAGGCCTTGCAGGATGCGGATATCGTACTCAGTGCCAAATCCATATTGCTGAACCCCGACTGGGTGGCGGATGTGCGGACGGGCAGTGCGCTGCCGCTTTACAGGTCCGAAGAGGCGAACGTCGCCTACACCCCGGAACCACTCCCGTAA
- a CDS encoding phosphoenolpyruvate carboxykinase (ATP), whose product MPEIKDGKLDLKAIGRKYLRQVKRNFSAPLLYEEIVRSKKGRIAHMGPVVIRTGSHAERPLDDQFIVRETPAGGIREVLWCHKDRKEMSWAHFESLYSRLISYLEDKDVYVQRCYAGSVPEYRMSLRIVTETAWHSLFVRNFFEPVTETGKAEADEPDFSIIHIPGFRATPSVDGTRSSAFSILNLEQKVILVAGTSYAGEILRAAFTAMNYMLPRNAVIPMRCSANVGSAGDVAVFFGRKGTGKTTLAIDPERSLVGDHALGWSEKGLFSFDRGCYAKIHQLSPEDSPHIYQSTRTFGTILENVAIDPETRHVDLNDGSLTRNTRAAFSMSCLPNPVTSRTCGHPRYFFLLTRDALGVMPALVRLSPELAIYYLLSGYTSRMTAEAKDAAETEDMFDTRFGVSALTLPPDIYADTLLEKIRKHDIRCWGLNTGWVGEPCGKGRRVGITHSRALIRAVLSGALADVRFETDPVFGFEVPEVCPGVPDALLDPRSVARDKGEYEVRANRLAAEFIREFSRTEHEIPEKIRSMLSHVISLEDSYFDPESFGFSL is encoded by the coding sequence ATGCCGGAGATAAAAGACGGTAAGCTGGATCTGAAAGCGATCGGCAGAAAATACCTCAGACAGGTGAAGCGGAATTTTTCCGCGCCGCTGCTTTATGAAGAAATTGTCAGGAGCAAAAAGGGTCGGATCGCCCATATGGGGCCTGTTGTGATTCGCACCGGCAGCCATGCCGAGCGCCCCCTTGACGACCAGTTTATTGTCCGGGAAACCCCGGCAGGCGGGATTCGGGAAGTGCTTTGGTGTCATAAGGACCGGAAAGAGATGTCCTGGGCGCATTTTGAAAGCCTGTACAGCCGTCTGATTTCCTATCTGGAAGACAAGGATGTCTATGTTCAGCGCTGTTACGCGGGCAGTGTCCCGGAATATCGCATGTCTCTGCGGATTGTCACGGAAACGGCGTGGCACAGCCTTTTTGTACGGAATTTCTTTGAACCGGTGACAGAAACCGGCAAGGCTGAAGCTGACGAGCCGGATTTCTCTATCATTCATATCCCCGGATTTCGAGCGACGCCGTCCGTTGACGGCACACGCTCATCCGCTTTCAGCATCCTCAATCTGGAGCAGAAGGTGATCCTTGTGGCCGGAACCAGCTACGCAGGGGAGATCCTCCGGGCGGCGTTTACAGCCATGAATTATATGCTCCCCCGGAATGCGGTGATTCCCATGCGCTGTTCCGCCAATGTCGGTTCTGCCGGGGATGTGGCGGTTTTCTTCGGGCGAAAGGGGACAGGAAAGACGACCCTGGCTATTGACCCGGAACGCAGTCTGGTGGGGGATCACGCCCTGGGCTGGTCGGAAAAGGGGCTGTTCAGCTTTGACCGGGGGTGCTACGCAAAAATTCACCAGCTTTCGCCGGAGGATTCCCCCCATATTTATCAGAGTACCCGAACCTTCGGGACCATTTTGGAAAACGTCGCCATTGACCCGGAAACGCGCCATGTTGATCTGAACGACGGCAGCCTGACCCGGAATACACGGGCCGCCTTTTCCATGTCATGCCTGCCCAATCCGGTTACATCCCGGACCTGCGGGCATCCCCGCTATTTTTTTCTCCTGACCCGTGATGCCCTGGGCGTTATGCCTGCCCTTGTCCGGCTCAGTCCGGAACTGGCGATTTATTACCTCCTTTCGGGGTACACATCCCGCATGACTGCTGAAGCAAAAGACGCTGCGGAAACGGAAGATATGTTTGACACCCGCTTCGGCGTCTCTGCGCTGACCCTGCCGCCGGACATCTATGCTGATACTTTGCTGGAGAAGATCCGGAAGCACGATATCCGGTGCTGGGGACTGAATACCGGCTGGGTCGGGGAGCCTTGCGGGAAAGGCCGACGGGTGGGAATTACCCATTCCCGTGCGCTGATCCGGGCCGTCCTGTCCGGCGCGTTGGCGGATGTGAGATTTGAAACCGATCCGGTATTTGGTTTTGAAGTCCCCGAAGTCTGTCCGGGGGTTCCGGACGCGCTGCTTGATCCGCGGTCGGTTGCCCGCGATAAAGGCGAGTATGAGGTTCGGGCCAACCGTCTGGCTGCGGAATTTATCAGAGAATTTTCCAGAACCGAGCATGAGATTCCGGAAAAGATCCGTTCGATGCTCTCCCATGTCATCTCGCTTGAAGACTCATATTTCGACCCTGAAAGCTTTGGTTTTTCGCTGTAA
- a CDS encoding recombinase family protein yields MDHLKKELQALVEDLNGVTRKAAALLASVAPPASPAERRNAREEKPVCRSRAGRPAKTASVRVGKRKGKKTSSAELPAETERRKVMKMISDMREDGASFDQIARKLESKSIPTFSGRGRWRKQTVHKLYQRNAH; encoded by the coding sequence ATGGACCATCTGAAAAAAGAGTTGCAGGCCCTGGTTGAAGACCTGAACGGTGTCACCCGAAAGGCGGCGGCGTTGCTTGCATCTGTTGCGCCCCCGGCGTCGCCGGCAGAGAGACGCAACGCCAGAGAGGAAAAACCGGTGTGCAGAAGCAGGGCAGGACGGCCTGCGAAAACGGCGTCTGTCAGGGTCGGAAAGCGGAAGGGTAAAAAAACATCATCGGCTGAACTGCCTGCCGAAACCGAACGGAGAAAAGTGATGAAGATGATTTCTGATATGCGGGAGGACGGGGCGAGTTTTGATCAGATTGCCCGGAAACTGGAGTCCAAAAGCATACCGACCTTTTCGGGCCGGGGAAGATGGCGTAAGCAGACCGTTCACAAGCTCTATCAGCGGAATGCGCATTGA
- a CDS encoding 4Fe-4S dicluster domain-containing protein, giving the protein MAKKKLKEHLINREWCKGCGICVHFCPKNVLELDEKDKVFAARPDDCICCQLCEIRCPDLAIEIITETQEASE; this is encoded by the coding sequence ATGGCTAAAAAGAAGTTAAAAGAACACCTTATCAACAGGGAGTGGTGCAAGGGATGCGGCATCTGTGTCCATTTCTGCCCCAAAAATGTCCTGGAGCTGGATGAAAAGGATAAAGTGTTCGCAGCGCGTCCCGATGACTGTATCTGCTGCCAACTGTGTGAGATCCGATGCCCGGATCTCGCTATTGAAATCATCACCGAAACACAGGAGGCGTCCGAATAA
- a CDS encoding 2-oxoacid:acceptor oxidoreductase subunit alpha, which produces MSENIKFVQGNEACVEAALYAGLDFFAGYPITPSTEIAEQMSVRLPQIGGKFIQMEDEISSVCAIIGASLTGHKVMTATSGPGFSLMQEGLGYAIMAEIPSVIVNVMRGGPSTGLPTCPSQGDVLQARWGVHGDHAIIALTASTHQDVFDITVHAFNMAETYRTPVILLFDEVVGHMREKLVIPEKGEIPVVDRMRTSVRAGVDYHPYLPREDGRLPMSDFGAEHRYNVTGLAHDMWGFPTNNPDVVHTQLRHLTDKIKNNVRTITRCREYFMEDARTVLISYGSSARSAFHVVKNRRARGERLGLLELQSLWPFPYGLIEEKCAKARHIVVVEMNMGQITRAVKRAVRNPDRVVLANRIDGVFITPTDIKNILRLIQGKGV; this is translated from the coding sequence ATGAGCGAAAATATAAAATTTGTTCAGGGCAACGAGGCCTGTGTGGAGGCGGCACTGTATGCGGGGCTTGACTTTTTCGCAGGGTATCCCATTACGCCGTCCACGGAGATCGCCGAGCAGATGTCGGTGCGGCTGCCGCAGATCGGCGGAAAATTTATTCAGATGGAGGATGAGATTTCTTCCGTCTGCGCCATTATCGGGGCATCGCTGACCGGCCACAAGGTAATGACCGCGACCAGCGGTCCGGGGTTTTCGCTGATGCAGGAAGGTCTGGGCTACGCCATTATGGCGGAAATTCCCAGCGTTATCGTCAATGTCATGCGGGGCGGACCGTCCACAGGGCTTCCCACCTGTCCCAGTCAGGGAGATGTGCTTCAGGCCCGCTGGGGCGTTCACGGCGACCATGCGATTATCGCGCTGACCGCCTCCACCCACCAGGATGTGTTTGATATCACGGTCCACGCCTTCAACATGGCCGAAACCTACCGGACCCCGGTGATCCTGCTGTTCGACGAGGTGGTGGGGCACATGCGGGAGAAGCTGGTGATCCCTGAGAAAGGTGAGATTCCGGTAGTGGACCGGATGAGAACATCCGTCAGGGCCGGTGTGGACTACCATCCCTACCTGCCCCGGGAGGATGGGCGACTCCCCATGTCCGATTTCGGGGCCGAACACCGGTATAATGTGACCGGTCTGGCCCACGACATGTGGGGCTTTCCGACCAATAATCCGGATGTGGTCCACACCCAGCTCCGCCACCTGACCGATAAGATCAAAAACAATGTGAGGACCATCACCCGGTGCAGGGAATATTTTATGGAAGACGCCCGGACCGTGCTGATTTCCTACGGCTCATCAGCCCGTTCCGCCTTTCATGTGGTGAAGAACCGCCGGGCCAGGGGTGAGCGCCTGGGGTTGCTGGAACTTCAGTCCCTGTGGCCGTTTCCCTACGGGCTGATCGAGGAAAAATGTGCAAAAGCGCGCCACATTGTGGTGGTGGAGATGAACATGGGCCAGATCACGCGGGCGGTCAAACGGGCGGTCCGCAATCCCGACCGGGTGGTGCTGGCCAACCGCATTGACGGCGTTTTTATCACGCCGACCGATATCAAGAATATTCTGCGGCTGATTCAGGGAAAAGGGGTGTAA